CTCATTGTAGCAACAAGTGCTTTGGTTTATTTAAAAGGTACTTTCATGataaaaattagaaatataTAGCTCGTAGAATGCTGATTGTGGAAcaacaaaatatgataaaatgttgATGGGCTAGACTGCTTAAAGGGGAAAGTTTTTTGTGGCAAATGATTTGATGCAATGGTTAACACATAGAGCAGGAGAATATGTATCTATTcaataaaatcagaaaatatcTCTTTCTTTGTTCTCCCGTTAACACAGGTTGATAGAAAACTGGTCGGTTCCCACTTTTCCTTGGTACATGGACTGTATGGGCCGCCTGGCCTAGCAGCTCTGATTGGAATCAGAGAGAAAGGTCACGTTGACCCAAATGCTAACCAGACCTTTGTTGTGAGTGCAGCGGCTGGAGCATGTGGCTCCTTAGCAGGACAGGTGAATTGATAATCTGTTGAACCATCCGCGTTTTCTTTTTTGTGTGGCTTATTTACTTTAAGTAAATAAGCTGGTCTCATGTGCAAAAAATGTAGGACTGAGTTCTGATTATTGCTTGTTATTTAGTCCTGATTTAGACAGTTTTCAAGTCTTTTAACCCTGGCACCACCTTGGTTTGATCCAAAACCATTGCTATCCATGGTGATTGTCGACCTATTTAGAGGAAATTTTATGTGAGCAGGTTAAAATACCACTTTGCCTCAAAATTTAGGCACAACCCTTTGGTTCTTTTTATGGCaaagttttatttcaaatgagGGCAATTGGGGGCTGAAATCCTTTCTCCTTCATGATCACAAACTACTACTTAGAGAATCACTTAAGAAATCACCTTGAAGCTTACAATATTGTACATCGCATACACGGAGCAGAGTAAATACCAGTTTCCCCAAATTTTACAATGAGGGAGGGTCATGTACAGTTTACGGAGCTAGTCATGTTTAAACATATTGATCTCACCATGCATATATAAAGTAGAACTGACATTTTACCATTCACATTCAGTGCTTCATCAAGTCAATTTACATTTATACTATTTGTAGGTTGCAAGACTTGAAGGGTGTGCAAATGTGGTCGGAATCTGCGGTACTGATGAGAAGTGCTGTTTCATCACGAATGATTTGGGATTTGACCATGGCATCAATTACAAGACTGAAGACATACATGCTAGACTTCAGGAAACCTGTCCCAATGGGATAGATATCTACTTTGATAATGTTGGTGGCGATATTACAAACGCTGTCATTAAACACGTACGTCTGGTGTATGATCACCTTTTACTTTCAATGATGAAGTAGCAATTCTAACAAAACTTTCGTGATACGTTTCTTGTATGAGGGGACCAAATTTGGAGCTAAATTGATAAAAGAGGGTATGAAAAACATTGGCAAACCAGGGATCTTCATTCATCATTCATGtgaattttcaaatgatttggcaAGCGATGTATTGCTCAATGGTTTCAACAGTTTCATGGATGATATCATTGTTTTAATAACATGCCTCATATGTATCGAAAGTCACATGTTGTTGGCTaaatagtcatcatttgactgaaagtgaatgTAAACTATGTAAACTATCTTCTTGACAACTTAAGGATTTAAAAATGGTCAAATTACATGTTTAAAATAGGAAATCTggtttttagaaaattatgcaTTAAAAATCGATAAAATGCATTACTGTGATTGAAATATATAAGTGCATCATTTGATGATCAAAATTggtcaaatttgtaacaaattttCGTCAAACATTGAAATAAAGCTTGTGATTGTCATTTGTATGAAACCCGAAAATATGGAGTGAGAactatgtaataaaaacattatattcCAAACAAGGGACTCTGTACCCTTAaggcaggtgaccatttgccctcttgatgtcgggcaaatggtcacctaccctcagGCACCAGTCCATTGTTTAGGCTATAGTATATAATGTTTCTCAAATCGAGATGAAGAAATTTCCAAAGGCACAACACTCTACTGGTTTTATACTCACCATCTATTATGCTGGACTCCGTCTCAAACTCTCAGTCCTCAGATAGTGACTCTAGGTACCCCAAAACACTGCTCCATGGTACCCCACCGTTAAAAATGAACCATCCAAATCATTAGGTATTACAAGTAATAACTCCTTCAAAGAGTATTCAGGTCTTATCTTTACCGTAATAGTGCCCTGTATGTGTATTTGTGCTTTTTACAGATGAATCCAAATTCTCATATTATTCTGTGTGGAACCATATCTACCTACAACAGTGATCTTCCTTATCCTCCGCCATTGCCAGACGATGTTCAACAAGTCGTGGAATCCCAGAACATCACCAGAGACAGGTTCCTTGTCATCAATTACATCGAGAAGTTTCCCAAAAGCATCAAGCAGCTCTCACAGTGGTATAAATCCGGCAAACTGAAGGTATAGAGGAAATCATACTGACGTTATCAACCAGCAGGGGTTCATATCTACTGGTACCTGTTTGCTAGTGCGCCCTCTCTGAGCCATTGACTCAAAAAgtgttttctttgattttactgaaagaaACGTATGTTATACGCATAGGGCACAATCCCAAATTGACTTCCAAAGTTAAAAAGTTTAGAAATTTTCTAAAAGTCAGGGGACACCTTGCTGTTTAGCATTGACttgcaaaatgaaaaattaatgacAGGATTGAAACTCATTTAGTCTCCAAAAATATTTAGGGGAACAAACTTTCTATTAACTGAAGTGTAAATGCACtgacaattagatattattccctaatatttttcttcgttcagcgaaggaaaatacgagtgacgtaatgaccgtgtcaccacgagtcggagacgagtggtgacacggtcattacgtcacgagtattttccgagctgaacgaagaaaaatattagggaataatatacttatcacatgcacaagccaagaattcgttattttttgcaaaatgaaataagttttccatgacgattccgcgtttaaacttttgaactactttaggaataaatatcagtatgccgtgcacaagttgtcaatcatttccagttgtccgtcgtgtgcgttagcgctcacgttcgttcgtgtgtggagcaaatgacagctctcggtctacacgtaggctaccttccgcaaagttatactctatttcaaagatagcatagtcctagaaatttatcacagacgaagatacgctatttttcgggaacaaatatcgactgaatcttgacggcgcgaacactgtaaacgtcgcgcctgaccctgtttgcaatgcgtacggaacccacggtatacgcgaccagcttcgagttcgttgtttccgcaaattattcacgtaattccttcggaatatacaggcggtacactcttgtgtttacattgttcggattagtaatgtcgtagtctgtgaaaatatcgatttcattacatgacttttgatcgtgggagaaacatcggccgccatgttgtttgtttacatatttacgagcacaccgaagatcgacaaaaaaaaaggtccgacgcaccaaaattgatgacatagacgcgagttgtcgtgacgtagaacgaccagagaataaatcccgtattttttgttcggagacgacaaacttggcttgtgcatgtgataactgTGTATATCAAATGGAAACGTTATTTGATGTCACACATTCAGAAGATAACCCTTACAGGTATAAAAATTTTATATTCAGTGTTCATGTCACAAGAGGACCATAATATTGCAGAGTCTACATTTCTTATAAAAATTGGAGATAAAAATAACTTTTGCAATTCAACACCTTTCTAAAATCGCAGATACGTCAGGATTGTGGgtattcatatttacaaaataagtGATAtcagtaaattaaaaaaagcaattttcactTTGACATCTTCTGATTTTACTCAGATTTGAATCGTGCCATGTTTTGCGATATTTGTTATCATATGTCTATTTTCCATAGATCTCACATGTAAAATTCCTTTCTTTGGTTTGATTGTAGGTGCGTGAAACCATTGAAGGAGGTTTAGCCAATTGTCCCAAGGCATTTATTTCCATGATGAATGGAGGCAACACTGGTAAACAGATTGTACATATAGCCTACCTTTGATCAGCAAGCAGTTCTACACACACCATTCAACACAGGAATACGTGTATTAttcttcatgtacagagcatgGCATACTCAACGTTCAAAGCTGTTTCAACGTCACGACGTTGACTTGTCTGAAGTCAGGCAAAGAAAATGTGGACTGCacaattcaaaaattcattgaTCTGTAGTAAAAGCGAGTTTTCAGCTTTCTCATTTATGAAAAGAAATCTCTCAATTTGTAGAAAGAAATGctagaaatatttatcaatgaaATGAGAAGATGTGGActaaatttgttatttttcagacaAAACGCCTTGTCTGTTTCCTAGACATTGACAAGGAACAAAGTAAATCaaagcaaattttgaaatagaattaCCAAATGTTTGACAGTCCATGTACAATCATGCCTAATACTTATAGATTAGTATGCGTATGTAAGAATGACAGAAAATCACAATGCAGCGATCAAAGAGAACTTTCTGTGCTCCATTTTGATTGTTACACTCAAGATAGCTGTGATTTAGAAAATCACGATCAAGACTTCCACTTTCATCATAAGATAGTAAGccattaatgataaaaaaatcagcaaatatGTAGAACCAATGTTCTTGTTGCTCATGATAAGAGATTAACATCCTTCAACACAACTCTGAGCAGGGTAGAGCAAATCTTATCAACAATTCATGGTCCCTTCACTTTTCTTGCAGTAAGTTCGGTTGTCCTGTAGGCTAGCCGTCTAGTACTGCAGCATGGTCAAACTACCAGTAGTCTTGTAATCTAGcttgctagtcctgcagtctagtttgctcaTCCTGCAGTCTAGCTTGCTAGTCCTGCGGTCTAGTTTGCTCATCCTGCAGTCCACAGGTGGTTgactagtcctgcagtctagttggctagtcctgcagtctagctTGCTAATCCTGCAGTCTAGcttgctagtcctgcagtctgccagtcctgcagtctagtttgctggTCCTGCAGGCTGgcagtcctgcagtctagtttgctcaTCCTGCAGTCTAGCTTGCTAATCCTGCAGTCTAActtgctagtcctgcagtctagcttgctagtcctgcagtctagtttgctggTCCTGCAGTCTAGCTTGTTAGTCCtgtagtctagtttgctagtcctgcagtctagcttgctagtcctgcagtctagtttgctggTCCTGCAGTCTAGCTTGTTAGTCCTGTAGTCTAGcttgctagtcctgcagtctagctTGCTAGTCCTGTAGTCTAGTTTGCTcatcctgcagtctagtttgctagtcctgcagtctagctCGCTCATCCTGCAGTCTACCGGTAGTTGcctagtcctgcagtctagtttgctagtcctgtagTCAAGTTtgtccattgtacattctttatCAAACAGTTGTAAATTCCACTGTCCAAGCAAAACATTTGGAGGTCCCGGACTGTGTCCAATTGGATTTGTGAGCCTGAATCTTTGCAAGGACCAACTTTGCATTATTCTCAGTGTCAGCTATATGTTGTGTTCCAACATTGTTTACCTGAGTGTGAGCATTCATCAAGACTGAAAGACTCAGTTTTACTATAACAGGCAATCAAGTAACAGAGGACGGAGCATCTGCTAACAACCTGCTTTTCAGTCTGGTGTTGACTGAGAATGCAACCTTTGTACAAAATTTTCAGCTATGAAATTTTCATAGAAGATAATTGAACCCCTTGCTAGCTTCTCACAGTGAATATAAATCCTCAGATAAGAAACGAACTAAGGCAGTACTTACTATTACAAAACTATTCGGTCAGTATATTAAAGGTAGGAATTTTCTTAGACTTTATTGTGATTAGAAAAACCAGAGTCAAAGCGCCTCCCTCATTCATCATGTCACCCTTTCCTTGTGTGGAGAGGTGATGTCCAAACCTGCAACACAACAAGACATCAGTCAAAGTTCAGGGTTGATAATGAGATTGAAACCAACATTCAGCATTgttatattttcactgatatCAAAGGGGTCCTTCAGACAGCTAATAGGTTTACCTGATTTGATGCAGTGTTTTATTCCTCCAATCAGATCTATACATGCCACTGACCAATGTACAGGGTTGAATTGTCAAACTGCATGTGAAAGCACCATTCTTGAGTGTTGTCACATTTTCTGCAAAAAGGCAGTGTCGTCAGATTTTTTTTCCGGAAAAAGATTTAGCCATGCATATCTAAACACGAGCCTCAGTGCGAAACTGTGAATGGCTCTTTAACCCTTtccacccccagttccctgtatacaggtccaactttaccatagaaaacaatggatttgggacagaccatggtggtgaaagggttaaatcagtTATGGTTCCTTTGATTGTAATCTGTGGATAGCTGTTGGAATTCTAGACAGCATGTTTTCAAAGCAGTTAAAACTTCTGTAGTAGGAAAAGTCGCTAAGTTGTATTTTATTGTGCATATGACCACTATTCTTTGTAATCCATTTGacaaaaaagtttaaaaatagGATTGTTCCATTGTATCATGGATTGTGTTGCATACCATTGCACAAAAAGTAAAGCATACATTTCAGAATTCAAGAACCATTATTGGCTGCATCATGGTGGGTTTTGATTACAGTCACCAATAGTGTTTAAGGTCGAGGGTCAAAACATGCTTTGTTTAACCAATAAGAAATGTTCAGTTGAATTCTTTGCTTTCCGGATTTCCGTTGATTTTATTGAACAAAGactcatttcaaagttgttacattCTGATAATTTTGAGACACTGACTTcacttcagaagtctgttttgTATAACTTTGAAGGATTTACATTTTACAGTTAAGTTACTTTATGGTCCATTCATCAGGGAGTTGCCATGACtacaatgataaaatattacaagGTATCTGAGTTTCTTTTTATTTGTAGTTTTGTATCTTTGTTGCTGTATTTCAGGACGTAACTTATCCTTCTGACTcgtagcactggcaaattttcaAACCATTGAAAATATGAGTGTGTCGCACAGTGATTGTAATGTTACCCAACACCATACCACTTAATGAATTTTTAAGTGAAGTGTTACCCGACTTCAACAACAAACTTCCACTTCAAATAACAAAGCATTTACCTAGCAAGTCCGATATTCTGATAAACTTATTGATGCAAAAATAAGTTTTAATGGATCATTATGCACTGCATTAATACAGCATTATGTTACAGTTGTCTATACTGACATTTTTTATCTCCATAACGTACTGCCATATATGATTTAAAACCGTCTTACctccattttgtttcaatgcattatgggatacACCGCTAAGGTCAAAGGTGGCATTACAGCTATTCATTATTTTCCCTACCCGTTACATGTAACGCACAGTGGGTGCTATCCCAGCATCCTTTTGGATAATCACCAACACCTTCTCTACCTCTTGTATCAGCTGTCaagaaaattaactttttcccgtTTGTGCAAAATGTGGATGGCCTGAATGCGCGATCAAATCAAGACTTTGTAAGATAGCAGTGGTTCATTTCCATTCATCAAAGCACACATGGGTAAAAAGTTTAATCTgctgttttatttgtaatacGGAAGAGTGTAAATGCCACTTCTAATTTAAAGGTAACCTGGTTTATGGAGCTTTTGTAATACCATAGAAAGGGTTAGTGTTAGGAAGTTAAAAAATGGGGAATAAACTATGGGCTGATATATTGACCTTGCAACAATCTGattaaatcagatgtagagtacagcgGTCTACTTGCGCGTACGttgtattctcttgctgtcgcctcgcactacagcaagagaataccgcgtacgcttAGGTGTCGCCGTACGCGTActttacatctgattttaatcagattgacctTGCAAAAGCTGATTCTGATCACCCTGCTCTTGCAAAAAATCTATGCTCAGCTCGAGTCCATTAAATTAAAAATGCAGTCTAAGTAACTGAGACAGATGAGTACAGTTCAGGCAGATGTGTGATGTATTGCAAGTATTATTTCTTGGAGAAGTCACAGACTATCGTGTTCTAATATTGAGTGATCATAAATaacaaattgtttatttttgtcgttttcatgcAGAGATCATGCAATCtgattgaaattttcagaaggaACTTGTCATTCTCTGTTTTCTTAAATTCATAGTTTCTGATTAAACAATCTTGAATCAAACGGCAATTGGGCTTTGAGAGTAAAGCTACTTTACATGTATTGCTTGCAGTTCTTGTGTGTAGATATTATGTTTTGGTGCATTATGCATGAGCCATTTACATTATCTTTGTACAGGAGAAAACAGGCACTGGGTATCTTTACTTTATATTGCATTCATTCTTACAATGTGTGGTTGCATGTGTAACTGTCGCCAGCTTTTAAATTGATGATCAAACGTCAATGACAGGACTCGGTTTATGGACTGTCGCCgtgaaaaatattcatttttaaaacaaatgtcACTTTCATTTTGTATCTTTTGGAGTCTCACAGACTGTAGAAATCTATTGTTTTATCGTCGCTTGTGCCGAAGTAACCAACTTTGCcatattttaaggtagtatgtgccttgaaaatgaaagacttaaacttttgctcaaactttcctgaataaaagtttcaaccattctcttaattaccaaatcaacaataaaaatccagggttaccgtgcaaagtttggaactaaaGAAACAAGTTTACCTagcattttgcgatatttgaaattcagaatggtcctctttcctgtgttaactctattgggaaaaattaaattttggatttttggatttttgaaaaactaacttaaaaactgtgaaagtttttctctctccaagagctttaaaatgagccccaacattggcagatcagaaaagaattgtagaaatttgagagtctgactatctgtcctcgaggcgcattctaccttaaaggagaCTGAGAATGTTTTGTGATTTTAAAAAGTCTTTTGATGTATGTAAATTCTAACGAAGTGAACTTCATAGGAATGAACTTGAACTGTACACAATTTGAGTTAATTTCTAAGAGGCTGGTAGCAGTGTATCATTTCAACAAGTGACTTTGTTGTCATTGGTACAGTTAGTAGGGAACTAATTAAGTCGGTTTGATAAATAAAAGTGCAAAGTGTCAAGGTTATCATCTACATTCTGTGTCCAGGTGTGCATTTTGTCTCCCCTAATTTTTGCATCCCTGGTGTTGCCACCAATATATATGTCCATGTCTTTATATATCTGTCTAGTTCTTGCATTTAACAATAATTTTTGCAATGATATTGCCGTGACAAAATTTCTTATTCAGCAGTAACAGTTATCTTACAAGATTCCATTATGTGAAAGCACCCTGGCACAAGATGGCATGTCCCACAGCACCCTGATATAACTGAATCTGACAGTCTAATCAATCGTGTGCTGTTTCATAGCAGTCgatttgattcattttcatggtcACTCTCTTGATTCAtgtcttttcttttttaacTCGGCAAAACAGACACTTTAGGTGTCAAAGTATGTGATTGTATGTgtacaattatttatttatttttttaaagaaattttcaacattaataACACGAACAGTCAAATTTACATAACTAAAtatgtaaagtaaaataaaaatactaaggATTGGTCCGAAAAAGTAGCCACTCTGcttgaaagataaaaaaaaccAATAAAATAATATCATTCCAAGAATGCATTGAAGGATTACCGTCAAGCCTAAGAAGGCTTGAAAAAAAAGGCCACGTAATCATAGAGGGTCTATGATAATATCTGTTGTTGCATTGTTCAATTTCTGCAATTGCCAATCTCTGTGAAGGAGGATGAAACAGCACCACCAGTGTCCTCTGACATGCATATTGTACTGAAATTATTGGATGTCAAAAAATCAGGGAAAATTATATTCTGTAACACTGCACACCtattcaaccatactctttttATGATGTCGTTTTTACCAtaatatttcaaactttcacatTAGACAACTACTAGATAAATAATTCTTTCTACCTCAGACTTTCAGAACACCGGTCTGTTCTCCATACGTTGGTCTCAAACTAATGTTTACATATAGGATAAagccgagtacgagggctcttctggtatataaagtccaacccaacgataaaatgtcgaggccgcaggctgaattgagcactctgattggtcaatcaacagtagatagtttttacatAGCAAATAAAGTATAGAATCAAATTTTGTCCACATATAGATGGTCACTGTGTTTGTGTTACCACAATCCAAATATTATAACATTATATTTTTATCCACCTAccaatgtattcatttattcatggGATTCATTGTGGCTCCGATGCACTGTATGATCTCATCATGCAAATGCAGCATCTGGGAAGCTTTTAGCCTATTTGTTGGTTGAAACTTTGATGTTGTTCCCACTGACTATTTCCAAACACTTAATCCGGAAGGGAAGTTTCAGATTCCTTAAAGTGCTGCAAATAACAAAAATCTACATCAACCAGTCAgggggcactgcacccaacacggcatattttgctcaaaaaatcacttttttgcaaatactcattcaattttaattaatttgtcaacctaagactgaaatatttgttgggttcaccttttaacTTGTCAAGCTGTTGTAAGTTGCATgaaaaagaagtgttaatttatgcaaatgtatgtaaatcacccgatttcccagcttctcttttctcctaatttcaagatttccaaagaatttaactcaatgcgctctggctgggtcaaatttcctgaaattttcacattgtgttctttaaatgctgtaTAACAAAATGTCTATTTTTTTGGCagtaaagttcttacatttgaataagaggcattttaattttgctaatcatgtttttaatcacttttttgagtgtcagtctttcaacccatgccatttttgaatgaggatacataatgcaaaataaagtagtaatttttttctacatattaGATATACTCTTATTTCAGgtgaaatattatatttaagaaaatagtgtcaagtgtttgacttaaattaattttgatcATTGATACCAAAAGTTGAGGGTTTTtaaccccaaatatacaccccctacatcctttgagtaaacttttGCTACCATACttaactttagattctctgctttttgaagaTATGTGTATGAGGAAGTTTCCTCATCATCTTTAAGATGAGAAacattcctttgaaaaattgtGTTGACAACATGCAGTTCCACCTGAAGCCATGTAAACCTTTCAAGCTGCTACACAATACAGGTGCACTCATTGGGAACTCTCtctccttgtttgtttgtttgtttctttaataCGTACAattatttccatatacaatAATGAGCCAATAAAGAGTTGTATTTGTCTTCATGTTTATCAATAAAGAATggtgtttgtttattgtttgtttatttacaagTACAGTCAATATGTGATACTTTAAAGTTTCTGATGCAATTCCACATATGAA
This DNA window, taken from Ptychodera flava strain L36383 chromosome 4, AS_Pfla_20210202, whole genome shotgun sequence, encodes the following:
- the LOC139132191 gene encoding uncharacterized protein — its product is MQSWSLQRFRLTNPIGHSPGPPNVLLGQWNLQLFDKECTMDKLDYRTSKLDCRTRQLPVDCRMSELDCRTSKLDCRMSKLDYRTSKLDCRTSKLDYRTNKLDCRTSKLDCRTSKLDCRTSKLDYRTNKLDCRTSKLDCRTSKLDCRTSKLDCRISKLDCRMSKLDCRTASLQDQQTRLQDWQTAGLAS
- the LOC139131324 gene encoding prostaglandin reductase 2-like isoform X1, whose amino-acid sequence is MTAANQKVVLRSRPVCFSGENNPPRESNFALKDCPYPEVEDGQILVKTLYLSADPYMRCQMNANTGTDYLHSFELGQVIEGNGVGVVLTSKAEDFNRGDIVESYHWPWQLYATLNVGGLNCLTASKVDRKLVGSHFSLVHGLYGPPGLAALIGIREKGHVDPNANQTFVVSAAAGACGSLAGQVARLEGCANVVGICGTDEKCCFITNDLGFDHGINYKTEDIHARLQETCPNGIDIYFDNVGGDITNAVIKHMNPNSHIILCGTISTYNSDLPYPPPLPDDVQQVVESQNITRDRFLVINYIEKFPKSIKQLSQWYKSGKLKVRETIEGGLANCPKAFISMMNGGNTGKQIVHIAYL
- the LOC139131324 gene encoding prostaglandin reductase 2-like isoform X3 codes for the protein MTAANQKVVLRSRPGENNPPRESNFALKDCPYPEVEDGQILVKTLYLSADPYMRCQMNANTGTDYLHSFELGQVIEGNGVGVVLTSKAEDFNRGDIVESYHWPWQLYATLNVGGLNCLTASKVDRKLVGSHFSLVHGLYGPPGLAALIGIREKGHVDPNANQTFVVSAAAGACGSLAGQVARLEGCANVVGICGTDEKCCFITNDLGFDHGINYKTEDIHARLQETCPNGIDIYFDNVGGDITNAVIKHMNPNSHIILCGTISTYNSDLPYPPPLPDDVQQVVESQNITRDRFLVINYIEKFPKSIKQLSQWYKSGKLKVRETIEGGLANCPKAFISMMNGGNTGKQIVHIAYL
- the LOC139131324 gene encoding prostaglandin reductase 2-like isoform X2, whose protein sequence is MTAANQKVVLRSRPGKGENNPPRESNFALKDCPYPEVEDGQILVKTLYLSADPYMRCQMNANTGTDYLHSFELGQVIEGNGVGVVLTSKAEDFNRGDIVESYHWPWQLYATLNVGGLNCLTASKVDRKLVGSHFSLVHGLYGPPGLAALIGIREKGHVDPNANQTFVVSAAAGACGSLAGQVARLEGCANVVGICGTDEKCCFITNDLGFDHGINYKTEDIHARLQETCPNGIDIYFDNVGGDITNAVIKHMNPNSHIILCGTISTYNSDLPYPPPLPDDVQQVVESQNITRDRFLVINYIEKFPKSIKQLSQWYKSGKLKVRETIEGGLANCPKAFISMMNGGNTGKQIVHIAYL